In Nocardia sp. NBC_01327, the genomic stretch CGGCGGCGACGATCATCTCGATATTGTGCGGATTCCCGATGCCCAGGCCGGTGCCGATGGGTGAGCCCAGCGGCATGACGGCGGCGCAGCCGATGTCCTCGAGCCGGCGGGCCAGCACCGGATCGTCGGTGGTGTAGGGCAGCACCGTGAAACCGTCGTCCACCAATTGCTCTGCGGCACTGACCAGTTCGATGGCGTCCGGGAGCAGGGTGCGCTCGTCGGCGATGACCTCGAGCTTCACCCAGTCGGTGTCGAGGGCCTCGCGGCCGAGCTGCGCGGTGAGCACGGCCTCGGCGGCGGTGCGGCAGCCCGCGGTATTGGGCAGCGGCGCAATATCCAAGCGCTTCAACAGATCCAGCACGCCGGTGCCGCCCGCGGCGTCCACCCGGCGCATGGCGACCGTGGTCAGTTCGGTGCCCGAGGCGATCAGCGCCTCCTCCAGCACCGTGAGGTTCTCCGCCCCGCCGGTGCCCATGATCAGGCGGGAGCCGAATTCGCGGCCCGCGATCACCAGCGGTCCGATCGGGCTAGCCACCCTGCACCGCCGTCAAAACCTCGATCTCCCAGCCACGTTCGATCTGCTGGTCCCAATTCGATTTGGGGAACAGCGCGCCGTCCACCGCCACCGCGACGCCCTGGGACGGCAGGTTCAGCCGCTCCAGTAGCTCGCGCACCGTGGGCGCCTCGGCGAACGAATGATCCTCACCGTTCACGGTGACGCCGATCGGGATAACGGTCATCGAATTCCTCCTGGAGAAATCGGGGCTTCGGTGCGGGCGGACGGGGTATCGGCCGGGACAGGGCGGGCGAAACGACCGGGGTCGGCGGGCGCGGCCTCCGGAAGCTCGGTGTCGGAGAGCAGGGCGAGCACCGCGTCGACGGTGACGGGCGTACCGAGAATTCCATTGCGGCCGTGGCCGGTCGCGGCGATCACCCGATTGTCCAGGTAGCCGATGAGGGGGACGCTGTCCGGTGAGCCCGGGCGGGAACCCGCTGCGGCTTCGGCGAATTCGTATTCGCCGATGCCCGGGA encodes the following:
- a CDS encoding thiazole synthase, with the protein product MASPIGPLVIAGREFGSRLIMGTGGAENLTVLEEALIASGTELTTVAMRRVDAAGGTGVLDLLKRLDIAPLPNTAGCRTAAEAVLTAQLGREALDTDWVKLEVIADERTLLPDAIELVSAAEQLVDDGFTVLPYTTDDPVLARRLEDIGCAAVMPLGSPIGTGLGIGNPHNIEMIVAAAGVPIILDAGIGTASDAALAMELGCSAVLLATAVTRARRPALMAAAMAHAVQGGLLAREAGRIPKRFWAQASSPAV
- the thiS gene encoding sulfur carrier protein ThiS, whose protein sequence is MTVIPIGVTVNGEDHSFAEAPTVRELLERLNLPSQGVAVAVDGALFPKSNWDQQIERGWEIEVLTAVQGG